The Miscanthus floridulus cultivar M001 chromosome 17, ASM1932011v1, whole genome shotgun sequence genome has a window encoding:
- the LOC136517224 gene encoding uncharacterized protein isoform X1: MASPARPAAASVSGAFGLSLDPKRCSFDQALRQKDFQENRLLMSFVNFHEQEKISKQKIVTDAIESCMKKQADNLLNSLEVISGRLSQLELYCYKLERSIGELRSDVMDYHNEANLNFQCLEKQVKEVQKSVQVVQEKQELAETQKEMSKLQIVHEDSAQKSEGTAPSVFMTRENEVALVPLHQVNAVQSPAVQFQSCSGLILQQLVPVQDPQRSNQTAVYCMRGQSHPEHRQAQMFQAAAQSVQTHTRKTQPQTVVEVPQVSSQAPEFYPQPQHQWQHQTGQQVQSQARQPQPQVVQQQQYSNIQQGPAQMIQLQTSSPHAHSTPQVTLVYPPYGAHQSACGNAEARTGGMVVPPSYSTISSSQQKHHEAAPIYVQSNTVSVPLAEQHQQLHSLNNGSFVPQPSKVNPCGVASYAVQGNAQTYSPAYGSPSSNPATIVAVLNQQAHCSAPMVLHHLGPQSVQNHPVDIAEKVARMGYSKDQAEGLSLRMVAAGQPAEYNHPHDRLSSVGHGVAPHAWSG; this comes from the exons ATGGCGTCCCCGGCACGCCCCGCAGCCGCATCCGTCTCCGGCGCCTTCGGcctctcgctcgaccccaagcgCTGCTCCTTCGACCAGGCGCTCCGGCAAAAG GATTTTCAGGAGAACAGACTGCTGATGTCATTTGTTAATTTCCATGAGCAAGAAAAAATTTCTAAACAAAAAATCGTGACAGACGCTATAGAAAGCTGCATGAAGAAACAAGCAGATAACTTATTGAATTCTCTGGAAGTTATCAGCGGTAGGCTGTCACAATTGGAGTTATATTGCTATAAGCTGGAAAGGTCCATTGGAGAATTACGAAGTGATGTGATGGATTATCATAACGAAGCAAATCTCAACTTCCAGTGCCTTGAAAAGCAAGTGAAAGAG GTTCAGAAATCTGTGCAGGTCGTTCAGGAGAAGCAAGAGCTTGCCGAAACTCAGAAAGAAATGAGCAAACTTCAGATAGTACATGAGGATTCTGCACAAAAGAGTGAAGGTACTGCCCCATCAGTTTTCATGACTAGAGAAAATGAGGTTGCCCTTGTGCCGTTGCACCAAGTAAATGCTGTTCAGTCTCCTGCTGTGCAATTCCAAAGTTGCAGTGGCCTTATTCTACAGCAACTGGTACCAGTACAAGACCCCCAGCGCTCGAACCAAACTGCAGTGTACTGTATGCGAGGCCAAAGTCACCCGGAGCACAGACAGGCCCAAATGTTCCAGGCTGCTGCTCAATCTGTGCAGACACACACTCGGAAAACTCAGCCACAGACAGTAGTTGAGGTACCTCAGGTAAGCAGTCAGGCACCAGAGTTCTACCCTCAACCGCAGCATCAGTGGCAACATCAAACCGGTCAGCAGGTTCAGTCCCAGGCAAGGCAACCACAACCACAGGTggtacagcagcagcagtacagCAATATCCAGCAAGGTCCAGCACAGATGATTCAGCTGCAAACGTCCTCTCCACATGCTCATAGCACACCACAGGTCACACTAGTATATCCTCCATATGGCGCTCATCAGTCTGCATGTGGTAACGCTGAGGCACGCACCGGAGGCATGGTCGTGCCGCCTTCATACTCTACAATTTCCTCATCCCAGCAGAAGCACCATGAAGCTGCTCCTATTTATGTGCAAAGCAACACAGTTTCTGTTCCATTGGCGGAGCAGCATCAGCAACTTCATTCACTCAACAATGGCTCATTTGTACCTCAGCCAAGCAAAGTTAATCCATGTGGTGTCGCATCATATGCGGTACAAGGGAATGCACAGACCTACAGCCCTGCTTATGGAAGCCCTTCCAGCAATCCTGCTACTATTGTTGCTGTCCTTAATCAACAAGCACATTGCAGTGCTCCCATGGTGCTTCATCACTTGGGACCTCAGTCAGTGCAGAACCATCCAGTAGACATTGCTGAAAAGGTTGCTCGGATGGGTTACTCAAAGGATCAAGCTGAGGGCCTTTCACTCCGTATGGTGGCTGCAGGCCAGCCTGCAGAATATAACCACCCGCATGATAGGTTGAGCTCTGTTGGCCATGGGGTAGCTCCTCATGCATGGTCTGGATAG
- the LOC136517224 gene encoding uncharacterized protein isoform X2 — translation MASPARPAAASVSGAFGLSLDPKRCSFDQALRQKDFQENRLLMSFVNFHEQEKISKQKIVTDAIESCMKKQADNLLNSLEVISGRLSQLELYCYKLERSIGELRSDVMDYHNEANLNFQCLEKQVKEVVQEKQELAETQKEMSKLQIVHEDSAQKSEGTAPSVFMTRENEVALVPLHQVNAVQSPAVQFQSCSGLILQQLVPVQDPQRSNQTAVYCMRGQSHPEHRQAQMFQAAAQSVQTHTRKTQPQTVVEVPQVSSQAPEFYPQPQHQWQHQTGQQVQSQARQPQPQVVQQQQYSNIQQGPAQMIQLQTSSPHAHSTPQVTLVYPPYGAHQSACGNAEARTGGMVVPPSYSTISSSQQKHHEAAPIYVQSNTVSVPLAEQHQQLHSLNNGSFVPQPSKVNPCGVASYAVQGNAQTYSPAYGSPSSNPATIVAVLNQQAHCSAPMVLHHLGPQSVQNHPVDIAEKVARMGYSKDQAEGLSLRMVAAGQPAEYNHPHDRLSSVGHGVAPHAWSG, via the exons ATGGCGTCCCCGGCACGCCCCGCAGCCGCATCCGTCTCCGGCGCCTTCGGcctctcgctcgaccccaagcgCTGCTCCTTCGACCAGGCGCTCCGGCAAAAG GATTTTCAGGAGAACAGACTGCTGATGTCATTTGTTAATTTCCATGAGCAAGAAAAAATTTCTAAACAAAAAATCGTGACAGACGCTATAGAAAGCTGCATGAAGAAACAAGCAGATAACTTATTGAATTCTCTGGAAGTTATCAGCGGTAGGCTGTCACAATTGGAGTTATATTGCTATAAGCTGGAAAGGTCCATTGGAGAATTACGAAGTGATGTGATGGATTATCATAACGAAGCAAATCTCAACTTCCAGTGCCTTGAAAAGCAAGTGAAAGAG GTCGTTCAGGAGAAGCAAGAGCTTGCCGAAACTCAGAAAGAAATGAGCAAACTTCAGATAGTACATGAGGATTCTGCACAAAAGAGTGAAGGTACTGCCCCATCAGTTTTCATGACTAGAGAAAATGAGGTTGCCCTTGTGCCGTTGCACCAAGTAAATGCTGTTCAGTCTCCTGCTGTGCAATTCCAAAGTTGCAGTGGCCTTATTCTACAGCAACTGGTACCAGTACAAGACCCCCAGCGCTCGAACCAAACTGCAGTGTACTGTATGCGAGGCCAAAGTCACCCGGAGCACAGACAGGCCCAAATGTTCCAGGCTGCTGCTCAATCTGTGCAGACACACACTCGGAAAACTCAGCCACAGACAGTAGTTGAGGTACCTCAGGTAAGCAGTCAGGCACCAGAGTTCTACCCTCAACCGCAGCATCAGTGGCAACATCAAACCGGTCAGCAGGTTCAGTCCCAGGCAAGGCAACCACAACCACAGGTggtacagcagcagcagtacagCAATATCCAGCAAGGTCCAGCACAGATGATTCAGCTGCAAACGTCCTCTCCACATGCTCATAGCACACCACAGGTCACACTAGTATATCCTCCATATGGCGCTCATCAGTCTGCATGTGGTAACGCTGAGGCACGCACCGGAGGCATGGTCGTGCCGCCTTCATACTCTACAATTTCCTCATCCCAGCAGAAGCACCATGAAGCTGCTCCTATTTATGTGCAAAGCAACACAGTTTCTGTTCCATTGGCGGAGCAGCATCAGCAACTTCATTCACTCAACAATGGCTCATTTGTACCTCAGCCAAGCAAAGTTAATCCATGTGGTGTCGCATCATATGCGGTACAAGGGAATGCACAGACCTACAGCCCTGCTTATGGAAGCCCTTCCAGCAATCCTGCTACTATTGTTGCTGTCCTTAATCAACAAGCACATTGCAGTGCTCCCATGGTGCTTCATCACTTGGGACCTCAGTCAGTGCAGAACCATCCAGTAGACATTGCTGAAAAGGTTGCTCGGATGGGTTACTCAAAGGATCAAGCTGAGGGCCTTTCACTCCGTATGGTGGCTGCAGGCCAGCCTGCAGAATATAACCACCCGCATGATAGGTTGAGCTCTGTTGGCCATGGGGTAGCTCCTCATGCATGGTCTGGATAG
- the LOC136517540 gene encoding protein DEHYDRATION-INDUCED 19-like produces MDSEHWISRLAAAKRFYAAQLGHSDRSGMEELDMDEEVRPEFACPYCYEDHDVGSLCAHLEEEHPFEPQAAACPVCSEMVTKDMVNHITMQHGYLFKNRRRLRRFVIPGSQALSLLSRDLREAHLQVLLGGGHRSSNNNSTTNISADPLLSSFGLSFPASDAEQTSKSTISSPDDATMVKETPAQARKLSIDSSLTSEEREQKRKQASVRATFVQDLLLSTLFGD; encoded by the exons ATGGACTCGGAGCACTGGATCTCGCGCCTGGCCGCTGCGAAGCGCTTCTACGCGGCGCAGCTCGGCCACAGCG ATCGGTCGGGGATGGAGGAGCTGGACATGGACGAGGAGGTCAGGCCCGAGTTCGCCTGCCCCTACTGCTACGAGGACCACGACGTCGGATCCCTCTGCGCGCACCTCGAGGAGGAGCACCCGTTCGAACCCCAAGCCGCG GCTTGCCCTGTGTGCTCTGAGATGGTTACGAAGGATATGGTTAACCATATTACTATGCAACATGGATATTTATTTAAG AATCGTCGCCGGTTGCGCAGATTCGTTATTCCAGGCAGCCAGGCCCTTTCTTTACTGAGCCGAGATCTACGGGAAGCCCATTTGCAGGTGCTTCTAGGAGGTGGACATAGGTCAAGCAACAATAACAGCACCACAAATATTTCAGCTGATCCTCTTCTGTCATCATTCGGCCTTAGCTTCCCTGCATCAGATGCAGAGCAAACATCCAAATCGACTATTTCCAGTCCTGATGATGCTACGATGGTAAAAGAAACGCCTGCTCAGGCACGGAAGTTAAG TATCGATTCGTCCCTCACAAGTGAAGAAAGGGAGCAGAAACGGAAGCAAGCCAGCGTCAGAGCCACATTCGTGCAAGACCTGCTGCTCTCTACTCTATTCGGGGACTAA